The Streptococcaceae bacterium ESL0729 genome has a segment encoding these proteins:
- the mfd gene encoding transcription-repair coupling factor, which produces MDLINFLNDNRSLQNWQSKFTSLSRQLILGLSGNIKSLIMANAYKNNPKKYVIITDSQYHASELYEELTALLGEEHVSQFFSDDNVYAEYAIASKDRLAYRLAALDFLTDPQKEGFVIVPFLSMRQLLPQVDAFKKTCQVIEVGQEYDLRTLVSLLSHIGYDKTQRVMAPGEFSQRGDILDIYPLDADYPVRIEFFGDEVDGIRFFDVESQRSLQQIDSFEIKAASDFILDDAEFSRGLKKLKEVHEKTTDLKVRSYLEEIIAASKNSHYHRDLRKFSEFFYEKKTSLLDYFPKNIEIFIDDFQKINEMNNKINLELGDFIVGEKNLNHHIDGQEYLADTMPKVRNYKPATFFSNFQKGLGNLRFDAIYNFNQHSMQDFFGQLPLLTAEIARFIKNKYTVVLLASPQKYGKMEEALRDEGLKFKEVAEDNLGKNQVNLISSTVISKGFNFLDEKLVVITEAEIFGKVRKKKIRRSSKISNAERLKDYNELEIGDFVVHKNHGIGKYLGIETIEIGGVHRDYLTIQYQNSDRISVPIDQLDMLTKYTASEGKAPKINKLNDGRWKRTMKTVNKQVEDISDDLIRLYAIRQSQKGFAFLRDEKGESEFDNNFSFVETEDQLRSVNEIKKDMEKDRPMDRLLVGDVGFGKTEVAMRAAFKAVNNHKQVAVLVPTTVLAEQHYKTMLDRFNEFGVEIAVLSRFQTKAQQTKILDDLKKGRIDIIVGTHRILSKDVEFFDLGLMIIDEEQRFGVKHKERLKELKSQVDVLTLTATPIPRTLHMSMLGIRDLSVIETPPTNRYPVQTYVMELNYGVIRDASLREISRGGQVFYLYNRVDTIEQKVNQLSELIPEARIGYVHGQMNEVQLEDTLLDFINGEYDILVTTTIIETGVDIPNANTLFVESADYMGLSQLYQLRGRVGRSNRIAYAYFMYDPSKQLTEVSEKRLDAIKGFTELGSGFKIAMRDLSIRGAGNLLGAEQSGFIESVGFDLYSQLLEESVNNRLGRKNSKPMTSAEINIGIDAFIPSEYITDERQKIEIYKRIREISSREDYENIQDELIDRFGEYPDPVAYLLEVGLLKHYADNALVEKIVKKVDVIIYTMSSLAKNTYLPQDYFDALSKTDLPVKIGDEGGVMVLRFDIKKIKSVNYLTELVNFTERLSEIRDGKQPRKTTAGED; this is translated from the coding sequence ATGGATTTGATAAATTTTTTAAATGATAATAGAAGTTTACAAAATTGGCAATCTAAGTTTACAAGTTTGTCAAGGCAGCTTATCTTGGGTCTATCAGGAAATATAAAATCCTTAATTATGGCCAATGCCTATAAGAACAATCCTAAAAAATATGTAATTATAACAGATAGCCAGTATCATGCAAGTGAACTTTATGAGGAATTAACAGCTCTTTTGGGGGAAGAACATGTCAGTCAATTTTTTTCTGATGATAATGTTTATGCAGAATACGCTATTGCAAGTAAGGACCGACTTGCATATAGATTGGCAGCCCTTGATTTTTTAACGGACCCTCAAAAGGAAGGTTTTGTAATTGTTCCTTTTTTGAGTATGAGACAGCTTCTGCCCCAGGTTGACGCTTTTAAAAAGACTTGTCAAGTTATTGAAGTAGGTCAGGAATATGATTTAAGGACCTTAGTTAGCCTCTTAAGTCATATAGGTTATGATAAAACTCAAAGGGTTATGGCTCCAGGTGAATTTTCTCAAAGGGGAGATATTCTTGACATTTATCCCTTGGATGCTGATTATCCAGTAAGAATTGAGTTTTTTGGTGATGAAGTAGATGGCATTAGATTTTTTGATGTGGAGAGTCAACGTTCTTTACAACAAATTGACAGTTTTGAAATAAAGGCTGCCAGTGATTTCATTTTAGATGATGCTGAATTTTCTAGGGGTCTTAAAAAGCTTAAAGAAGTTCATGAAAAAACGACAGATTTAAAGGTCAGATCTTACTTGGAAGAGATTATTGCTGCTTCAAAGAATAGTCACTATCATAGAGATTTACGAAAATTTTCAGAGTTTTTCTATGAAAAAAAGACAAGTCTTCTTGATTATTTTCCAAAAAATATTGAGATTTTTATTGATGATTTTCAAAAAATAAATGAGATGAACAATAAAATTAATCTTGAACTGGGTGATTTTATTGTCGGTGAAAAAAACCTTAATCACCACATAGATGGACAGGAATATCTAGCAGATACCATGCCCAAGGTTCGAAATTATAAGCCTGCAACTTTTTTTTCAAACTTCCAAAAGGGTCTAGGTAATCTTAGATTTGATGCTATTTATAATTTTAATCAACATAGCATGCAGGATTTTTTTGGCCAACTACCCCTCCTTACCGCTGAAATTGCAAGATTTATAAAAAATAAGTACACAGTTGTTCTTCTAGCTAGCCCTCAAAAATACGGGAAAATGGAGGAAGCTCTTAGGGATGAGGGATTAAAATTTAAAGAGGTTGCTGAAGATAATCTGGGAAAAAATCAAGTAAACTTGATTTCATCAACAGTAATTTCTAAGGGTTTTAATTTTTTAGATGAAAAATTAGTGGTAATTACTGAGGCTGAGATTTTTGGAAAGGTTCGGAAGAAAAAAATAAGGCGTTCAAGTAAAATTTCAAATGCTGAACGTTTGAAAGATTATAATGAACTTGAGATTGGCGACTTTGTTGTCCACAAAAATCATGGTATAGGTAAATACTTAGGAATTGAGACCATTGAAATTGGTGGGGTTCATAGGGATTATTTAACCATTCAATATCAAAATTCAGACAGGATATCTGTTCCCATTGATCAACTTGACATGCTAACCAAATATACAGCAAGTGAAGGTAAGGCACCTAAGATAAATAAGTTAAATGATGGTCGCTGGAAGCGAACTATGAAGACTGTAAACAAGCAGGTTGAGGACATATCTGATGATTTAATTAGACTTTATGCCATTCGTCAAAGTCAAAAAGGGTTTGCCTTTTTACGGGATGAAAAAGGTGAATCTGAATTTGATAATAATTTCTCCTTTGTCGAAACTGAAGACCAGCTGAGAAGTGTCAATGAGATTAAAAAGGACATGGAAAAAGACAGACCGATGGACCGTTTATTGGTCGGTGACGTTGGTTTTGGGAAAACAGAGGTGGCCATGAGAGCGGCCTTTAAGGCGGTAAACAATCACAAGCAGGTAGCAGTTCTTGTTCCGACAACAGTCCTTGCTGAGCAGCACTATAAGACTATGCTAGATCGTTTTAATGAATTTGGTGTTGAAATAGCAGTTCTTTCCCGCTTTCAAACCAAGGCCCAACAAACTAAAATCCTTGACGACTTAAAAAAGGGAAGAATTGATATCATTGTTGGAACCCATCGAATTTTATCCAAGGATGTTGAGTTCTTTGACCTTGGTCTCATGATAATTGATGAGGAACAACGGTTTGGTGTAAAGCACAAGGAACGACTAAAGGAATTGAAATCCCAGGTTGATGTTTTGACCCTCACAGCTACCCCAATCCCAAGAACTTTACACATGTCGATGCTTGGGATACGTGATCTTTCAGTCATTGAAACTCCACCTACTAATAGATATCCTGTCCAAACCTATGTAATGGAGCTTAATTACGGGGTAATTCGTGATGCCAGCCTTCGTGAAATAAGTAGGGGAGGTCAAGTTTTTTACCTTTACAATAGGGTTGACACCATTGAACAAAAGGTGAATCAACTATCAGAATTAATTCCTGAGGCAAGAATTGGTTATGTACATGGTCAAATGAATGAAGTCCAACTAGAAGATACCCTACTTGACTTTATTAACGGGGAATATGATATCTTAGTTACAACAACCATTATTGAAACGGGTGTTGATATCCCCAATGCCAATACTCTATTTGTTGAAAGTGCTGATTATATGGGTCTTTCCCAACTTTACCAGCTGAGGGGACGCGTTGGTCGGAGTAACCGGATAGCCTATGCTTACTTTATGTATGATCCAAGTAAGCAGTTGACAGAGGTCAGTGAAAAGAGACTAGACGCTATTAAAGGCTTTACTGAGCTTGGTAGTGGATTTAAGATAGCTATGAGAGACCTATCAATTAGAGGTGCGGGTAATCTGCTTGGGGCTGAGCAGTCAGGTTTTATTGAAAGTGTTGGTTTTGACCTCTACAGCCAGCTTCTTGAAGAATCTGTCAATAATCGCCTCGGTCGAAAAAATTCTAAGCCAATGACTAGTGCTGAAATTAATATTGGTATTGACGCCTTTATTCCATCAGAATATATTACCGATGAAAGGCAAAAAATTGAAATATACAAGAGGATTAGAGAAATTTCTAGCCGTGAAGACTATGAAAATATCCAAGATGAGTTAATTGATCGTTTCGGGGAGTATCCAGATCCAGTAGCCTACTTACTTGAAGTTGGTTTATTAAAACACTATGCTGATAATGCTCTTGTTGAAAAAATTGTGAAGAAGGTTGATGTAATTATTTACACTATGTCTAGCTTGGCAAAAAATACCTATCTTCCACAAGATTATTTTGATGCCCTATCTAAGACTGATTTACCTGTAAAAATTGGAGATGAGGGTGGAGTTATGGTACTTCGCTTTGATATAAAGAAGATAAAAAGTGTAAACTACTTGACTGAACTTGTAAACTTTACTGAAAGATTAAGTGAGATTAGGGACGGTAAGCAACCTAGAAAAACCACAGCAGGAGAGGATTAA
- a CDS encoding oligosaccharide flippase family protein translates to MSKRIKGVNILIISSLVGKILSAIYRFPYQNIVGDLGFYAYQQVYPFYAIVTCLSLTALPNFLSSLLNTSEKPDEVRGQFFQVTLFLSIAAFVILSLFALPLAKAMGTVNLALPLVSSVLPLLLVPFLSLYRGVNQSKLDMQTTAISQLLEQLVRVSMIILAATSFISFNKDVYLVSSLAMLGSFFAGLVALIYLMSKSNLKVKDLFKSFWKIDDKVKIIREFGLSSLVFVFFMIYMLIFQLIDVFIVKDSLVAGGYSSEQAEILKGIYDRGQPFLQLGLVFVTSIFTSALPKLSLEKDDGYLKTIFDLVVYLSITLTVGLCLLLPQMNEVLFKTNSQPEALIIFSSQVAFVGIIQFYHHLLFLEGKNKMSALILLVGLLVKLSLTSFLTKSYGLSGASSSSLISLLIILILYIFVSRKFPKQIFNFNYWISLALMVFLIYFGSTMFHVEHRILQAFKVFLIIVISALAFLISCKKLNAFSKSLWDEINL, encoded by the coding sequence ATGTCCAAAAGGATTAAAGGGGTAAATATTTTAATTATATCTAGCTTAGTTGGGAAGATCCTATCAGCCATCTACCGCTTTCCCTACCAAAATATAGTAGGTGATTTGGGGTTTTATGCCTACCAACAGGTCTACCCATTTTATGCTATTGTTACCTGTCTTAGTCTTACAGCCCTCCCTAATTTCCTATCAAGTTTACTTAATACCTCAGAAAAGCCAGATGAGGTAAGGGGTCAATTCTTCCAAGTAACCCTTTTTCTTTCAATCGCAGCTTTTGTTATTCTATCTCTCTTCGCCCTACCTCTGGCCAAGGCCATGGGTACAGTAAATTTAGCCTTGCCTTTGGTTTCATCGGTTCTTCCTTTGCTATTAGTACCTTTTTTATCCCTTTACAGGGGTGTAAATCAGAGTAAACTTGACATGCAGACAACAGCCATTTCTCAGTTACTTGAGCAGCTTGTCAGGGTGTCAATGATAATTTTGGCTGCTACAAGTTTTATTAGCTTCAATAAAGATGTTTACCTGGTAAGCTCCCTAGCTATGCTGGGAAGTTTCTTTGCTGGTTTGGTAGCTTTAATTTATTTGATGTCAAAATCGAACTTAAAGGTTAAGGATTTGTTCAAATCTTTTTGGAAGATTGATGACAAGGTAAAAATTATTAGGGAATTTGGTCTATCATCGCTAGTCTTTGTCTTTTTTATGATTTATATGTTAATTTTTCAATTAATTGACGTATTTATTGTTAAAGATAGTTTGGTTGCTGGCGGCTATAGCAGTGAGCAGGCAGAGATTTTGAAAGGTATTTATGATAGGGGGCAGCCATTTTTACAACTTGGTCTGGTCTTTGTTACATCAATTTTTACTAGTGCTCTACCTAAGCTTAGCTTAGAAAAAGATGATGGCTATCTTAAAACGATATTTGACTTGGTTGTCTACCTATCGATAACTTTAACTGTTGGTTTGTGTCTTCTTTTACCCCAGATGAATGAGGTTTTATTTAAGACTAATAGTCAGCCAGAGGCCTTGATTATTTTTTCAAGTCAGGTTGCTTTTGTTGGGATTATTCAGTTTTATCACCACCTGTTATTTCTTGAAGGAAAAAATAAGATGTCAGCTTTGATTCTTCTGGTCGGTCTTCTTGTTAAGTTGAGTCTGACTTCCTTTCTTACAAAAAGTTATGGTCTAAGCGGAGCAAGTTCTTCAAGTCTTATCAGTTTACTGATAATTTTGATTCTTTATATTTTTGTAAGTCGCAAGTTTCCCAAGCAAATATTTAATTTTAACTACTGGATATCTCTAGCTTTGATGGTTTTTCTCATTTATTTTGGTTCAACCATGTTTCACGTGGAACATCGAATTCTTCAAGCCTTTAAGGTTTTCTTGATAATTGTTATATCTGCCTTAGCTTTTTTAATCTCCTGTAAAAAACTTAATGCTTTTTCAAAAAGCTTGTGGGATGAAATAAATCTCTAA
- a CDS encoding RNA-binding S4 domain-containing protein: protein MRLDKFLKVSRLIKRRTVAKEVADKGRIKLNSVLAKSSSTVKYGDLLTIQFGNKVVEVRVLETKDSTKKEDASKMYELISETRLNQDDQEKEGC, encoded by the coding sequence ATGAGATTAGATAAATTTTTAAAAGTAAGTAGACTTATCAAAAGACGTACTGTCGCTAAAGAGGTAGCAGATAAGGGAAGAATAAAACTAAATAGTGTACTAGCTAAGAGTTCAAGTACTGTTAAGTACGGAGATCTTTTGACCATTCAATTTGGTAATAAAGTTGTTGAAGTGCGTGTACTGGAAACAAAGGATAGCACTAAAAAAGAAGATGCTAGTAAGATGTATGAGTTGATTAGCGAGACGAGGTTGAATCAAGATGACCAAGAAAAAGAAGGTTGTTAG
- a CDS encoding septum formation initiator family protein translates to MTKKKKVVRLNNDYTNMQMIKKGKLIRGRLLTRRHMGIILVVFTVLLSFAALNLVSGYQDLRRNIALEKTYEEENNKLTQTIALKEKQVIKLQDDDYVAKYARAKYFYSRDGELIFNIPELISHSNTSKENE, encoded by the coding sequence ATGACCAAGAAAAAGAAGGTTGTTAGACTCAATAATGATTATACCAATATGCAGATGATTAAAAAGGGAAAATTAATTAGGGGAAGGCTTCTAACCCGTAGGCATATGGGCATTATTTTAGTTGTTTTTACTGTGCTCTTGTCTTTTGCAGCCCTTAATCTTGTGTCAGGTTACCAAGATTTGAGGAGAAATATTGCCCTTGAAAAGACTTACGAGGAAGAAAATAACAAGCTTACCCAGACGATTGCTCTTAAGGAAAAGCAGGTTATTAAGCTACAAGATGACGATTATGTTGCCAAGTATGCACGGGCTAAGTACTTCTATTCAAGAGACGGGGAGCTAATTTTTAACATACCTGAGTTAATAAGTCACTCCAATACAAGTAAAGAAAATGAATAA
- a CDS encoding S1 RNA-binding domain-containing protein produces MNKRRYEISNITRFGIFVGLDNGRTGLARWVNVPKKGVYHKGDLVLVDTLEEDSNGKISLAILPETFSQKYDDFLETSYEVLLDVQEKNKEIRKILDK; encoded by the coding sequence ATGAATAAAAGAAGATATGAAATTTCCAATATAACGAGATTTGGCATCTTTGTTGGCCTAGATAATGGTCGGACTGGGCTTGCCAGATGGGTAAATGTCCCTAAAAAAGGAGTTTATCACAAGGGTGACTTGGTCCTAGTTGATACTTTAGAAGAAGATTCTAACGGCAAGATTAGCCTTGCTATTTTGCCAGAGACTTTTTCCCAGAAGTATGATGATTTTCTAGAAACTTCCTATGAAGTTCTGTTAGATGTTCAGGAAAAAAATAAGGAAATTAGAAAAATATTAGATAAGTAA
- a CDS encoding class A beta-lactamase-related serine hydrolase, whose protein sequence is MNKTRYLLLLALFLLVVCGGYTYCKFKEKAASATEMTSDLNRYYQAIPEQASVFTDTFTYVDKDLTSKGQMIEAFTNLKIKSLMTSNSGLMLFQLEDNSFIPALKSIVYPNNIGYKKLVNEIKTIKNQTETYKIPQENKDYLYDVVNDSVNISLQQEVEIDKEVFVSFVNQGQLIWIKKNRLENLSPNYERLQKLLNENYDSENFSIYIQDLASDESASINPDQLMYSASLAKLPILYWVQKQIAEGLDSNKAYQYVNAVNEGAFSFQPAGSGFLSKTADNKEYKLSDLITYTGKRSDNVASNLLSYYLCENNKELFNESISLLAGRRWNLEDRQASSRMTGKLMVELYKLGGQSYQALKHTDFDNQRIPKYLPSNISIAHKIGEAYDFHHDVAIVEAPKAYLISVETQNDVDIDDISRLSKEVYEILVGE, encoded by the coding sequence TTGAATAAAACAAGATATCTGCTATTACTTGCTCTTTTTTTACTTGTAGTTTGCGGGGGCTATACTTACTGTAAATTTAAGGAAAAAGCAGCATCCGCAACAGAAATGACAAGTGATCTAAATAGGTACTATCAAGCCATACCTGAGCAAGCTAGTGTGTTTACAGATACTTTTACATACGTTGACAAAGACTTGACAAGTAAAGGTCAGATGATTGAGGCCTTTACCAATTTAAAAATAAAATCATTGATGACATCAAATTCAGGTCTGATGTTGTTTCAGCTAGAGGATAATTCCTTTATACCGGCTTTGAAATCCATCGTTTATCCTAATAATATAGGCTATAAAAAGTTAGTTAATGAAATTAAAACAATTAAAAACCAGACAGAAACATATAAAATACCCCAAGAAAATAAAGATTATCTTTACGATGTTGTAAATGATAGTGTAAATATAAGTTTACAACAGGAGGTTGAAATTGACAAGGAAGTTTTCGTATCTTTTGTAAATCAAGGTCAACTCATCTGGATTAAAAAAAATCGGTTGGAGAATCTAAGTCCTAATTATGAAAGACTTCAAAAATTATTAAATGAAAATTATGATAGCGAAAATTTTTCAATTTACATCCAGGATTTAGCTTCAGATGAGAGTGCCTCAATAAATCCAGACCAGCTCATGTATTCGGCCAGTCTGGCTAAACTTCCTATCCTATATTGGGTACAAAAGCAGATTGCAGAAGGGCTTGACTCCAATAAAGCCTATCAATATGTAAATGCTGTGAATGAAGGAGCTTTCTCCTTTCAACCAGCAGGAAGTGGATTTTTAAGTAAGACGGCAGACAATAAGGAATATAAGTTATCAGATCTAATTACCTATACTGGAAAACGTTCTGATAATGTTGCTAGTAACTTGTTGTCCTACTACCTGTGTGAGAATAATAAGGAGTTGTTCAATGAAAGTATAAGTTTGCTTGCTGGTAGAAGATGGAATTTAGAAGATAGGCAGGCTTCAAGTAGGATGACAGGCAAGTTGATGGTCGAACTATATAAGCTTGGTGGTCAGAGCTATCAAGCCCTTAAACATACTGATTTTGACAATCAAAGAATACCTAAATATTTACCAAGTAACATAAGCATTGCCCATAAAATTGGTGAGGCCTATGATTTTCACCATGATGTGGCGATAGTTGAAGCTCCTAAAGCTTACCTTATAAGTGTGGAGACGCAAAATGATGTAGATATTGATGATATTAGTAGGCTGTCAAAGGAAGTTTATGAAATTTTGGTGGGAGAGTAG
- the tilS gene encoding tRNA lysidine(34) synthetase TilS, whose protein sequence is MDNLKDSFLKLAKDRNLFGEHQKVLIALSGGVDSQTLFNLLYSLKDDLGIELGVAHVNHKQRQESDLEERILMERMHDLSIPIFTKSFTGKFTEEAGRSFRYSFFKDLMFTHEFTALVTAHHADDVVETVLMKQIRGNRLRHLGGIRERQDFGGGELIRPLLSFSKSDFETRDFFDDYTNRENLYLRNLIRNQVIPQLEDINPSFKDGLLSLVKEINMSLEVVEENIAKLGLSSDKVNLAIFMDQGEALRNFILQDYLEKFPDLKVGRRQFDELYQMLIRPGQFTVNVSKDYKLIKDNDNFYFKRQDQSLEIKQFVVTKTRPTGTSYEKLYIPKDADFSTRNRQAGDKILINGVNKKIRRYFIDQKISLLEREHAQIIEVNGEVYGILGMVTSDLSKSLKNDKIRDTLYYYER, encoded by the coding sequence ATGGATAATCTAAAGGATAGTTTCCTTAAGTTAGCAAAAGATAGGAATTTGTTTGGAGAACACCAGAAGGTTTTAATAGCCCTTTCTGGAGGAGTGGATTCCCAAACCCTCTTTAATCTACTTTACAGCTTGAAAGATGACCTTGGAATTGAACTTGGTGTAGCTCATGTAAACCATAAGCAGAGGCAGGAAAGTGACCTAGAAGAACGTATTTTGATGGAGCGGATGCATGATTTATCCATCCCTATCTTTACAAAATCATTTACAGGTAAATTTACCGAAGAAGCTGGTCGTAGCTTTAGATATAGCTTCTTTAAGGACCTTATGTTTACACATGAGTTTACAGCACTAGTAACAGCTCACCATGCAGACGATGTAGTTGAAACAGTCTTAATGAAGCAGATTAGAGGCAATCGCTTGCGTCATCTTGGTGGGATTAGGGAAAGGCAGGATTTTGGTGGAGGAGAGTTAATCAGGCCCCTTTTAAGTTTTAGTAAATCTGATTTTGAAACAAGGGATTTTTTTGATGACTATACTAATAGGGAAAATCTATACTTGCGAAATCTTATTAGAAATCAAGTAATACCACAATTAGAGGATATAAATCCATCATTTAAGGACGGTCTTTTATCCTTAGTAAAAGAGATTAATATGTCTTTAGAGGTAGTTGAAGAAAATATTGCAAAACTTGGCCTTTCTAGTGACAAGGTTAATCTAGCTATTTTTATGGATCAAGGAGAGGCTTTAAGGAATTTTATTCTACAGGATTATCTGGAAAAATTTCCTGATTTAAAGGTTGGTAGGCGGCAGTTTGATGAACTTTATCAAATGCTTATAAGGCCAGGACAATTTACAGTCAATGTATCTAAGGATTATAAGTTGATTAAGGATAATGATAATTTTTACTTTAAGAGGCAGGATCAATCTCTTGAGATTAAGCAATTTGTAGTTACAAAAACAAGGCCTACGGGGACTTCCTATGAAAAACTCTATATCCCCAAAGATGCTGACTTTTCCACAAGAAATAGGCAGGCTGGGGATAAAATTTTAATCAATGGCGTTAACAAAAAAATTAGGCGTTATTTTATTGACCAAAAAATCTCCCTGCTTGAGCGTGAACATGCCCAAATTATCGAAGTAAATGGGGAGGTTTATGGTATCTTGGGGATGGTTACAAGTGATTTGAGTAAATCCCTTAAAAATGATAAAATTAGGGATACTTTATACTACTATGAGAGGTGA
- the hpt gene encoding hypoxanthine phosphoribosyltransferase, with product MLEQDIKKVLFSEEELQERAVELGAVLTADYQDKNPLVVGILKGSVPFLADLTKRIDAHLEMDFMVVSSYHGGTSSSGEVKLIKDLDTSVEGRDILIVEDIIDTGRTLKYLAELLEHRKANSVKIVTLLDKPEGRVVDIEADYVGFNVPNEFVVGYGLDFNENYRNLPYIGVLKEEVYQ from the coding sequence ATGTTAGAACAAGATATAAAGAAAGTATTATTTTCAGAAGAAGAGTTGCAAGAGAGAGCTGTTGAATTGGGGGCAGTTTTAACTGCAGATTACCAGGATAAAAATCCCCTAGTCGTTGGAATCCTTAAGGGCTCTGTCCCATTCTTAGCAGACCTTACCAAGAGGATTGATGCCCATCTTGAAATGGACTTCATGGTTGTTTCAAGCTACCACGGGGGAACTTCTTCAAGTGGTGAGGTTAAGCTAATCAAGGACCTTGACACAAGTGTTGAAGGGCGTGATATCCTAATCGTTGAGGACATCATCGACACAGGTCGCACACTTAAGTATCTGGCTGAGCTTCTTGAGCACCGTAAGGCTAACTCTGTTAAGATCGTAACCCTTCTTGACAAGCCTGAAGGACGTGTTGTTGATATCGAAGCTGACTACGTTGGTTTCAATGTTCCAAATGAATTTGTAGTTGGATATGGTCTTGACTTTAACGAAAACTACCGCAACCTTCCATACATTGGTGTTCTTAAAGAAGAAGTTTACCAATAA